One window of Cohnella hashimotonis genomic DNA carries:
- a CDS encoding carbohydrate ABC transporter permease, with translation MRTGISSWLWRMVLFLWALTILLPLFWIFYQSLKTNQAFFADIWAFPEHLEWSNYEKAWTSLGIGQSVVNTLYYVGLSLLISLFVSTVNAYAFTRIEWRLRSLLWSIIMLSLFLPGINILVSQYTLMRALNLTDSLNGLVLLASLPVGAFELLLLGSFMRSLPKELDESAFIDGATLFQVFRKIILPLSMPGIVTIGIFKFVGLYNDFLGPFILISDPAKYPISVNMYNANAMMEYKADWVTLLAGLVITIIPTVIVYVLFQRRIIEGATMGGVKG, from the coding sequence ATGAGAACCGGGATTTCTTCATGGTTATGGCGCATGGTGCTGTTCCTCTGGGCGCTTACCATCCTGCTGCCGCTGTTCTGGATATTCTACCAATCTCTCAAAACGAATCAAGCGTTTTTCGCCGATATATGGGCCTTCCCCGAGCATCTGGAGTGGAGCAATTACGAGAAGGCTTGGACAAGTCTCGGTATCGGTCAATCGGTGGTCAACACGCTATACTATGTCGGCCTGAGCCTGCTGATCAGTTTGTTTGTTTCCACGGTGAATGCCTACGCCTTTACGCGGATTGAGTGGAGACTGCGATCTTTGCTGTGGAGCATCATCATGCTTTCTTTGTTCCTGCCGGGCATCAACATCCTCGTATCCCAGTACACGTTGATGCGCGCACTGAATCTGACTGACAGCCTGAACGGACTCGTCCTGCTTGCGAGTCTGCCGGTCGGCGCCTTCGAACTGCTCTTGCTCGGGAGCTTCATGCGCAGCTTGCCGAAGGAACTGGACGAAAGCGCGTTTATTGACGGAGCCACGTTATTTCAGGTTTTTCGCAAAATCATCCTGCCTCTATCTATGCCAGGCATCGTCACGATCGGCATCTTCAAGTTCGTGGGCCTGTACAACGATTTCCTGGGTCCCTTTATTCTTATCAGCGATCCGGCCAAGTACCCGATTAGCGTGAACATGTATAATGCCAATGCCATGATGGAATACAAGGCGGACTGGGTGACGCTGCTCGCAGGTCTTGTCATCACGATCATACCTACCGTTATCGTTTACGTGTTGTTTCAGAGAAGGATCATAGAAGGCGCCACCATGGGTGGGGTCAAAGGCTAA
- a CDS encoding AraC family transcriptional regulator, with product MQIRAFGYDNSLDTSKPVHENLSLFPLESRIGGLHPQHHELLYIIEGTLKITINNVTYRMTGPAVLLIPLNTSHHLQFLSLKYRYAYWELQDDAYESFPVPADCEAWNRLQAEPDGSLPAVRLVYERIHALHQVLIAEWMRNQPDLARQISYSDIQAILAIIRSVAKPDTKRYGKSSQLPDNRIASTMETIEILVRWMESSYWENFTLEKLCEYAHLNPSYMIRTFKASKGVSPLQFLNNLRMSAAEKYLLESMMSVQDIAHATGFQSIHYFSRLFKQKYGKSPAHWRSEHKKTTSVSD from the coding sequence ATGCAGATTCGCGCCTTCGGTTACGATAATTCTCTTGACACGTCTAAGCCTGTACATGAGAACCTTTCTCTCTTCCCTTTGGAGTCGAGAATCGGCGGTCTTCACCCTCAGCATCATGAATTACTCTATATTATCGAAGGAACCCTGAAAATTACGATTAACAACGTAACCTATCGGATGACGGGTCCCGCCGTCCTCCTTATCCCTTTGAATACCTCCCACCATTTGCAATTCCTTTCCCTGAAGTATCGTTATGCCTACTGGGAACTGCAAGACGACGCTTACGAATCCTTTCCTGTCCCTGCTGACTGCGAGGCATGGAACCGCCTTCAGGCTGAGCCGGACGGAAGCTTGCCTGCCGTTCGATTGGTCTATGAACGTATTCACGCGCTTCACCAGGTCCTGATCGCAGAGTGGATGCGCAACCAACCCGATCTGGCGCGGCAAATCAGTTATTCCGACATCCAAGCCATCCTGGCTATTATTCGTTCTGTGGCCAAGCCGGATACGAAGCGCTACGGAAAGTCGAGTCAACTGCCGGACAATCGGATTGCTTCAACGATGGAAACCATCGAGATTCTTGTCCGTTGGATGGAATCCAGCTACTGGGAGAATTTCACCTTGGAGAAGCTGTGCGAATATGCCCATTTGAATCCCTCCTACATGATCCGCACCTTCAAAGCCTCCAAAGGCGTTTCCCCCTTGCAATTTCTTAATAACCTTCGAATGAGCGCTGCCGAGAAGTACTTGCTGGAAAGCATGATGAGCGTTCAGGATATCGCGCACGCCACGGGTTTTCAGTCCATCCATTATTTCAGCCGCCTGTTCAAGCAGAAATACGGCAAAAGCCCCGCTCATTGGAGGAGCGAGCATAAGAAGACGACTTCGGTCTCGGACTAA
- a CDS encoding nuclear transport factor 2 family protein, whose translation MNCNEARNMIKSYIEAYNSFEIEKMVELLHKDIVFRNISNGETTAETSGIQAFKELAEQSSTMFSSRSQTITEYRIIDDKVEVDIDYEGIVAADFPNGLKRRDKLQLKGKSTFKMKEGKISLIEDYS comes from the coding sequence ATGAATTGTAACGAAGCGAGAAACATGATTAAAAGTTATATTGAAGCATACAATTCATTCGAAATTGAAAAAATGGTCGAATTGTTACATAAAGACATTGTATTCAGAAATATTTCCAACGGAGAAACCACCGCGGAGACCAGCGGAATACAAGCATTTAAAGAGCTGGCCGAACAGTCGTCAACGATGTTCTCCAGCAGAAGCCAAACAATTACAGAATACCGCATTATAGACGACAAGGTAGAAGTTGATATCGATTACGAAGGAATTGTTGCCGCCGATTTTCCGAATGGCTTAAAGCGCAGGGATAAGCTGCAATTAAAAGGAAAGTCGACATTCAAGATGAAGGAAGGAAAAATCTCGTTAATCGAAGATTACAGTTGA
- a CDS encoding carbohydrate ABC transporter permease encodes MHMLKNARLQKAIFLFIVVAPAFAAYVLFTLYPNALSIYYSFLEWDGIGAKTFVGWDNYVRLFHDPFILRALGHNLILLVTVIPITLVISLVLADLLINRAFKENSFYKVLYFFPNVLSLVVIALVWSFIYDGTFGLLNGILRVLGLGGEHNWLGSKGTALLSMIPLYVWCYAGFYVVIFMNAMRGIPKSLYESATLDGITHMQRFSKITLPLLSGVIRVGVIFLMLSVIKGFEYMFIMTQGGPGGATDVISLYMFNFAFGSLNLGQHIYGYASTIGMMIFVLLVGLKLILDKFFAKDSIEY; translated from the coding sequence ATGCATATGTTAAAAAACGCACGGCTTCAAAAAGCGATTTTTCTCTTCATTGTCGTAGCTCCAGCGTTTGCGGCCTATGTCTTATTCACGCTCTATCCGAATGCCCTCTCGATCTACTATTCCTTCTTGGAATGGGACGGCATAGGCGCCAAGACATTCGTAGGATGGGACAATTATGTCCGGCTGTTTCACGATCCTTTCATCTTGCGGGCCTTAGGGCACAATCTGATTTTGCTCGTTACGGTCATTCCTATTACGCTTGTCATCTCGTTGGTATTGGCCGATCTTCTCATAAACCGGGCATTTAAGGAGAATTCGTTCTACAAGGTACTCTATTTTTTTCCGAACGTTTTGTCTCTGGTCGTCATTGCGCTCGTCTGGTCATTTATTTATGACGGCACATTCGGCTTGCTGAACGGAATTCTTCGCGTGCTCGGCCTGGGGGGAGAACATAATTGGCTTGGCAGCAAAGGAACGGCGTTGCTCTCCATGATTCCGCTATACGTGTGGTGTTATGCAGGGTTCTACGTCGTCATATTCATGAACGCCATGCGAGGCATCCCGAAGTCTCTGTATGAATCCGCCACTTTGGACGGTATCACGCATATGCAGCGTTTTTCGAAGATTACGCTTCCTTTGTTATCCGGCGTCATTCGCGTCGGGGTTATTTTCCTGATGCTGTCCGTGATCAAAGGCTTTGAATATATGTTTATTATGACGCAAGGCGGTCCGGGCGGCGCGACGGATGTCATCTCCCTGTATATGTTCAACTTTGCCTTTGGCAGCCTGAATCTCGGCCAGCATATATACGGTTATGCATCCACGATCGGTATGATGATCTTTGTCTTGCTCGTCGGTTTAAAGCTGATATTAGACAAATTCTTCGCCAAAGACAGCATCGAATACTGA
- a CDS encoding Gfo/Idh/MocA family protein yields MIKVGVIGYGHQVKRLLGMMQEMDRSCRITAIADVRHDEIRERMKADGGDPSAISFYGDADDMLNNEELDGVFVGTRCSLHTPMALKVLPRQIPLYLEKPVATTMEDLVKLRDADALYGSKTVVSFPLRVTHHVQLVKEIIDSGKIGTVEHVQAVNNVNYGNIYYHGWFRDETETQGLFVQKATHDFDYINHILGLKPVTVCAMTSKQIFKGNKRAGLQCKDCEETSTCPESPDNLRKLAFEEPLGPYCCFAEDTGNEDSGSALVAYESGMHVSYSQNFFVRKKAAARGARFLGYKGTVEFDWATNRIQVFMHHTPRVESYEIDDAATAVGHAGGDSTLLDNFISLMQGKTQTSVSTLKDGLNSTLLCLKAKESAETGTFRDVRWPD; encoded by the coding sequence ATGATCAAAGTAGGGGTTATCGGGTACGGTCATCAAGTGAAAAGACTGCTGGGCATGATGCAGGAGATGGATCGCAGTTGCCGAATTACAGCGATCGCCGACGTTCGCCACGATGAAATCCGGGAGCGGATGAAGGCGGACGGTGGCGACCCTTCGGCGATTTCATTTTACGGGGACGCGGATGACATGCTGAACAACGAGGAGCTGGACGGCGTATTCGTCGGAACGCGCTGCTCCCTTCATACCCCCATGGCCTTAAAAGTGTTGCCCAGACAGATTCCGCTTTATTTGGAGAAACCGGTTGCGACAACGATGGAAGACCTGGTAAAGCTGCGGGATGCGGATGCCTTATACGGCAGCAAGACGGTCGTGTCGTTCCCGCTGCGGGTTACGCATCATGTGCAGCTGGTCAAGGAAATTATCGATTCAGGAAAAATCGGAACAGTGGAGCATGTACAGGCCGTAAATAACGTGAATTACGGCAATATTTATTATCATGGTTGGTTCCGCGACGAGACGGAGACGCAAGGTCTGTTCGTACAAAAAGCGACGCATGATTTTGATTATATTAATCATATTCTGGGGCTGAAGCCCGTGACTGTATGCGCGATGACGTCGAAACAAATCTTCAAGGGGAACAAGCGGGCAGGGCTGCAATGCAAGGACTGCGAAGAGACGAGCACGTGTCCGGAAAGCCCGGATAATCTTCGGAAACTTGCATTCGAGGAACCGTTGGGCCCGTATTGCTGCTTCGCGGAGGATACCGGCAACGAGGATTCGGGCAGTGCATTAGTCGCTTATGAATCGGGCATGCACGTATCCTATTCGCAAAACTTTTTTGTCAGAAAAAAAGCGGCCGCAAGAGGCGCACGGTTTCTCGGGTACAAAGGGACGGTCGAATTCGATTGGGCGACGAACCGCATTCAAGTATTTATGCACCACACGCCTCGAGTCGAATCGTACGAGATCGATGACGCAGCCACGGCAGTCGGCCATGCAGGGGGCGACTCTACGCTGCTCGACAATTTTATCTCGCTCATGCAGGGGAAGACGCAAACATCCGTGTCTACGCTGAAGGATGGCTTGAACAGCACGTTATTGTGCCTGAAAGCCAAGGAGTCCGCGGAGACCGGCACCTTCCGCGATGTTAGGTGGCCAGACTGA
- a CDS encoding SGNH/GDSL hydrolase family protein: protein MDDNKFERLRNRLKEKADDPKARAVTFVALGDSVTQGCMGYGVVEYESVFHQALKRRMERRFPGTVVNAINSGVEGDSADESRVRWDRDVFLYQPDLVTIGFGLNDAHAGPAGLERFIRAIRDLVVRLRTETDADLLLFIPGMMMKRDNERIHQAHRAAVPGFIQAEEAGYLTLYIDALRKLVLEMDLPCVDSYRIWEQMENDGVDIHTRLANGINHPDPAFHEELALHFENIIFGE from the coding sequence GTGGACGATAACAAATTCGAACGCTTGCGCAACCGGTTGAAGGAGAAGGCGGACGATCCTAAGGCACGTGCCGTAACTTTCGTTGCCTTGGGCGATAGTGTCACCCAGGGGTGTATGGGTTATGGCGTCGTCGAATACGAATCCGTCTTCCATCAAGCGCTGAAAAGAAGAATGGAGCGAAGATTTCCGGGCACGGTGGTGAACGCGATCAATTCGGGGGTTGAGGGAGACAGCGCTGACGAATCGCGAGTTAGATGGGATCGAGATGTGTTCCTGTATCAACCCGATCTGGTCACGATCGGTTTTGGTCTAAATGACGCGCATGCCGGCCCTGCAGGCTTGGAAAGGTTCATACGCGCGATTCGCGATCTGGTTGTGCGCTTGCGAACGGAGACGGATGCCGATCTCTTGCTATTCATCCCCGGCATGATGATGAAGCGGGATAACGAGCGCATTCATCAAGCGCATCGGGCTGCCGTTCCAGGATTCATCCAGGCAGAGGAAGCGGGTTATCTCACCTTGTACATTGATGCGCTAAGAAAACTGGTTCTGGAAATGGATCTGCCTTGTGTGGATTCCTATCGTATCTGGGAGCAGATGGAGAATGACGGGGTCGATATCCACACGCGCCTGGCCAATGGTATTAATCATCCAGATCCGGCTTTCCACGAAGAGCTGGCCTTACACTTTGAGAATATTATTTTTGGAGAGTAG